From the Octadecabacter antarcticus 307 genome, one window contains:
- a CDS encoding IS1595-like element ISOan10 family transposase, protein MPARWKNDKPMSRLAFDARFSDEEACSHYLAEHRWPEGFVCPSCGTCKGWPLKRNRATWECAGCARQTSVTAGTVMHSSHLPLRIWFLAAHIITSHSNGMSALQLQAQLGLGSYKTAWLLLQKLRRSMVNPDRNPLKDLVEIDETEIPFRSRHDPEDRPKGGRSPVGKMFVVCAVELSRDGHPRRIRMKHIPDGASKTLHGFIGQAVEPGAHVITDGWLGYENPPANTHEAKVVSGKKAHDILHWVHRVFSNLKTWAKGVFHGLRKCHLQRYLDEFVFRWNRRRHMRSAFDTLLGIGVGIGPATYRDFVEQRA, encoded by the coding sequence ATGCCAGCCAGATGGAAAAACGACAAACCCATGTCCCGCCTGGCGTTCGACGCCAGGTTTTCTGATGAGGAAGCGTGTTCGCATTATCTGGCGGAACATCGTTGGCCTGAGGGCTTTGTGTGTCCTTCCTGTGGCACCTGCAAGGGCTGGCCGTTAAAGCGAAATCGCGCGACTTGGGAATGTGCCGGTTGCGCACGGCAGACATCCGTGACGGCTGGCACGGTGATGCACAGCAGCCATTTGCCGTTGCGAATTTGGTTTCTTGCCGCGCACATCATCACCAGCCATTCCAACGGCATGTCAGCGCTGCAACTTCAGGCGCAACTTGGCCTTGGCAGCTACAAGACGGCGTGGCTCCTCTTGCAAAAGCTGCGGCGGTCGATGGTCAACCCTGACCGCAACCCCCTGAAAGACCTTGTCGAGATCGATGAAACAGAGATTCCGTTCCGGTCCCGGCATGATCCCGAGGACCGGCCAAAGGGTGGGCGGAGCCCGGTCGGAAAGATGTTTGTCGTCTGCGCCGTCGAGTTATCAAGAGACGGACATCCGCGCCGTATCAGGATGAAACACATTCCCGACGGCGCATCAAAGACGCTACACGGGTTCATTGGTCAGGCTGTAGAGCCTGGCGCTCACGTCATCACGGATGGCTGGCTAGGTTACGAAAATCCCCCTGCAAACACGCATGAGGCGAAGGTCGTCAGCGGCAAGAAGGCACATGACATACTCCACTGGGTCCACCGCGTGTTCTCCAACCTAAAAACGTGGGCAAAAGGCGTCTTCCACGGCCTCAGAAAATGCCATCTGCAACGCTATCTCGACGAATTTGTGTTCCGCTGGAACCGACGGCGACACATGCGAAGCGCCTTCGACACGCTGCTGGGGATCGGTGTTGGTATTGGCCCAGCGACATATCGTGATTTTGTTGAACAGCGCGCCTGA
- the dapD gene encoding 2,3,4,5-tetrahydropyridine-2,6-dicarboxylate N-succinyltransferase: MSNAQLETAIESAWDVRDTITVATKGEVRDAITDTLTALDSGKLRVAERRENGDWHVNQWAKKAVLLSFRLNDMEPISGGNGGTTWWDKVPSKFDGWGENQWRDAGFRAVPGSIVRRSAFIGKGVVLMPSFVNLGAYVDEGSMVDGWATVGSCAQIGKNVHLSGGVGIGGVLEPMQAGPTIIEDNCFIGARSEVVEGCIIREGSVLGMGVFIGQSTKIVDRETGEVFYGEVPPYSVVVAGSMPSKNNVNLYCAVIVKRVDAKTRSKTGINELLRD, from the coding sequence ATGTCCAACGCACAACTCGAAACCGCAATCGAATCCGCATGGGACGTGCGCGATACCATTACCGTCGCGACGAAGGGTGAGGTTCGCGACGCGATTACCGACACGCTGACAGCGCTGGATTCCGGTAAGCTGCGTGTCGCTGAACGGCGCGAAAATGGCGACTGGCATGTAAACCAATGGGCAAAAAAGGCGGTGCTGTTGTCGTTCCGTCTGAATGATATGGAACCGATTTCGGGTGGCAACGGCGGCACCACGTGGTGGGACAAGGTCCCTTCTAAATTCGACGGCTGGGGTGAAAATCAATGGCGCGACGCGGGCTTTCGCGCCGTTCCCGGATCAATCGTGCGCCGCTCGGCGTTCATCGGCAAAGGCGTGGTCTTGATGCCGTCGTTCGTGAACCTCGGTGCCTATGTTGACGAAGGCTCAATGGTGGATGGCTGGGCGACAGTCGGATCATGTGCGCAAATCGGCAAGAACGTGCACCTATCTGGTGGTGTCGGTATCGGCGGCGTTCTGGAACCAATGCAGGCCGGTCCGACCATCATTGAAGACAATTGTTTCATCGGCGCGCGTTCTGAAGTCGTCGAAGGTTGCATCATCCGCGAAGGCTCCGTGCTTGGCATGGGCGTGTTCATCGGCCAATCCACCAAAATCGTGGACCGCGAAACTGGCGAAGTCTTCTACGGCGAAGTGCCGCCCTATTCCGTCGTCGTTGCAGGCTCCATGCCGTCTAAAAACAACGTCAACTTGTACTGCGCGGTCATCGTCAAACGCGTCGATGCAAAGACCCGTTCCAAGACTGGAATTAACGAATTGCTGCGGGATTGA